In Aedes albopictus strain Foshan chromosome 3, AalbF5, whole genome shotgun sequence, the following are encoded in one genomic region:
- the LOC134291018 gene encoding uncharacterized protein LOC134291018, protein MEVDLLHVAVLVAIVAYLYRWITRSNGYFHDKPIPSMAVTPFFGASGPLLLRKVTFTDFVQNVYNKYPGVKVFGMFETITPFFVIRDPELIKQIGIKDFDHFVDHRPTFGVDDEHAAHPKALFRKTLFAMNGQRWKEMRATLSPAFTGSKMRQMFSLMGECCNEMMTHFLGKAKSSGGRVEVEMKDLLSRISINVIASCAFGIKVDCFKEQDHEFLYHGKKMMGFGRPVVIARMMAMRIFPKFAAKFGIDLLDREQAEYFTHVFRETIMTRESKGVIRHDMIDLLLQARKGMLKYQEEKDDQEGFATVQESDVGKVDVSKSMSEAEMIAQCLIFFLGGFDTVSTCAMFMAYELVRNPEVQQKLYEEVVQTDKELGGKPLSYDALQKMKYMDMVVSETLRMWPLAPAVDRLCTQDYTIDDGQGARFTIDKGTCVWFPAAGLHHDPQYFPNPERFDPERFNDENKRDINLGAYLPFGIGPRNCIGSRFALMEVKAVMYFLLLKFSFERGPKTQIPMQLRKGFTNLGPENGMHMELKLRVVSDLMKHHEYNLYTKSQSTMFCLVRHWTAVSYRIPTRMEVNVMYLAVVLAVVAYLYRWITRNNGYFHDKPIPSMAVTPFFGVSAPLLLRKVTFPDFIETLYNKYPGVKVFGMFETITPFFMIRDPELIKQIAIKDFDHFVDHRPTFGLFDDESAEHPNALFRKTLFSMTGQRWKEMRATLSPAFTGSKMRLMFSLMGESFDAMVDHYAKKAGGSGRVEVEVKDMISRVSINIIASCAFGIKVDCFKEQDHEFLYHGRRMMDFGRPIVIARLMAMRIFPKLSSRLGLDLLDTEQAEYFTKVFQETIKARESHGVVRNDMIDLLLQARKGTLKFQEEKDDQEGFATVQESDVGKVDVSKSMSEAEMIAQCLVFFLGGFDTVSSCAMFTVYELVRNPEVQQKLYEEVLETSKELNGKPLSYDALQKMKYMDMVVSETLRLWPLAPATDRLCTKDYTIDDGQGVRYTIDKGTCVWFPAAGLHRDPQYFPNPERFDPERFNDENKRNINLGAYIPFGIGPRNCIGSRFALMEVKAVMYFLMLKFSIVRGPNTQIPLQLRKGFTNLGPEKGLYVELKLR, encoded by the exons ATGGAAGTGGATCTCCTGCATGTGGCGGTCCTGGTGGCGATTGTCGCCTACCTGTACCGCTGGATAACCCGTAGCAATGGCTACTTCCACGACAAGCCGATCCCCTCGATGGCCGTGACACCGTTCTTCGGGGCGTCGGGACCTCTCTTGCTGCGGAAGGTCACCTTCACCGACTTTGTCCAGAATGTATACAACAAATACCCGGGAGTGAA AGTGTTCGGAATGTTCGAAACGATCACGCCTTTCTTCGTGATCCGCGACCCGGAGCTGATCAAGCAGATCGGCATCAAGGACTTTGATCACTTCGTGGACCACAGGCCGACGTTCGGGGTGGACGATGAACATGCCGCACATCCGAAGGCGCTTTTCCGGAAGACGTTGTTCGCGATGAATGGTCAGCGGTGGAAGGAGATGCGAGCGACGCTGAGTCCGGCCTTTACCGGGAGCAAGATGCGGCAGATGTTTTCGCTGATGGGCGAATGCTGCAACGAAATGATGACGCATTTTCTGGGGAAGGCGAAGAGTTCCGGGGGAAGGGTGGAAGTGGAGATGAAGGATTTGTTGAGTCGGATCAGTATTAATGTGATTGCGTCGTGCGCGTTCGGGATCAAGGTGGATTGTTTCAAGGAGCAGGATCATGAGTTTTTGTACCACGGAAAGAAGATGATGGGTTTCGGAAGGCCGGTGGTGATTGCGAGGATGATGGCCATGCGAATCTTCCCGAAGTTTGCCGCAAAGTTCGGAATTGATTTGCTGGATCGGGAGCAAGCGGAATACTTTACGCATGTGTTCAGGGAAACGATTATGACTCGGGAAAGTAAGGGAGTTATCCGTCATGACATGATTGATCTGCTGCTGCAGGCTCGCAAGGGTATGCTGAAGTATCAGGAAGAGAAGGATGATCAGGAAGGGTTTGCTACGGTTCAGGAGTCGGACGTGGGCAAGGTGGACGTGTCGAAGAGTATGTCCGAAGCGGAAATGATTGCGCAGTGTTTGATATTCTTCCTCGGAGGGTTCGATACGGTGTCGACGTGTGCCATGTTCATGGCGTACGAGTTGGTTCGCAATCCGGAGGTTCAACAGAAGCTGTATGAGGAAGTGGTGCAGACAGATAAGGAACTAGGTGGAAAGCCTTTGAGCTACGATGCACTGCAGAAGATGAAATACATGGATATGGTGGTATCGGAAACTCTGCGGATGTGGCCCTTGGCACCGGCTGTAGATCGTCTGTGTACTCAGGACTACACCATTGATGACGGTCAGGGTGCGAGATTCACGATCGATAAGGGAACGTGCGTTTGGTTCCCGGCAGCCGGTCTGCACCATGATCCGCAGTACTTCCCCAATCCGGAGAGGTTCGACCCGGAGCGGTTCAACGACGAAAACAAACGGGACATCAACCTGGGCGCTTATCTGCCGTTCGGTATCGGTCCTAGGAACTGCATTGGATCGCGGTTCGCCCTGATGGAGGTCAAGGCCGTCATGTATTTCTTGCTGCTTAAGTTTTCGTTCGAACGAGGACCGAAGACCCAGATACCAATGCAACTACGGAAAGGATTTACCAACTTGGGACCGGAGAATGGAATGCACATGGAGCTGAAGCTACG CGTAGTTAGTGATCTCATGAAGCATCATGAATATAATTTGTACACAAAGTCTCAATCCACCATGTTTTGCCTAGTG CGCCACTGGACCGCAGTTTCGTATCGTATTCCGACCAGAATGGAGGTCAATGTGATGTACCTGGCCGTGGTACTGGCCGTAGTTGCCTACCTGTACCGTTGGATAACGCGCAATAATGGCTACTTTCACGACAAACCGATCCCGTCGATGGCCGTTACGCCGTTTTTCGGCGTTTCAGCACCGTTGCTGCTGCGGAAGGTCACGTTCCCCGATTTTATCGAGACGTTGTACAACAAGTACCCCGGAGTGAA AGTATTCGGAATGTTCGAAACGATCACTCCGTTCTTCATGATCCGCGATCCGGAACTGATCAAGCAGATCGCCATCAAGGACTTCGATCACTTTGTGGACCATCGGCCGACGTTCGGGCTGTTCGACGACGAGAGTGCCGAGCACCCGAATGCCCTCTTCCGGAAGACTCTGTTCTCGATGACCGGACAGCGGTGGAAGGAGATGCGGGCGACGCTGAGTCCGGCCTTCACCGGGAGCAAGATGCGGCTGATGTTCTCGTTGATGGGCGAAAGCTTCGACGCGATGGTTGATCATTACGCGAAGAAGGCGGGGGGTTCGGGTCGGGTAGAGGTCGAAGTCAAGGACATGATCAGTCGCGTCAGTATCAATATTATTGCGTCGTGCGCGTTTGGGATCAAGGTGGATTGTTTCAAGGAACAGGATCATGAGTTCTTGTACCACGGTAGGAGGATGATGGATTTTGGAAGGCCGATTGTGATTGCAAGGTTGATGGCCATGCGTATTTTCCCGAAATTGTCTTCGAGGTTGGGGCTTGATCTGCTGGATACGGAGCAAGCGGAGTATTTCACCAAGGTGTTCCAGGAGACGATCAAGGCTCGTGAAAGTCATGGGGTCGTTCGTAACGATATGATCGATCTGCTGTTGCAGGCTCGCAAGGGTACGCTGAAGTTCCAGGAAGAGAAGGATGATCAGGAAGGGTTCGCTACGGTTCAGGAGTCGGACGTGGGTAAGGTGGATGTGTCGAAGAGTATGTCCGAAGCGGAAATGATCGCGCAGTGTTTGGTGTTCTTCCTCGGCGGGTTCGATACGGTGTCGTCCTGTGCCATGTTCACGGTATATGAGTTGGTTCGCAATCCGGAAGTTCAACAGAAGCTGTATGAGGAGGTGCTGGAGACGAGCAAAGAGCTCAACGGAAAGCCTTTGAGCTATGACGCGCTGCAGAAGATGAAGTACATGGACATGGTGGTGTCGGAAACTCTACGGCTGTGGCCCTTGGCACCGGCTACGGATCGTCTGTGCACTAAGGACTACACGATCGATGATGGTCAGGGTGTGAGATACACGATCGATAAGGGAACGTGCGTTTGGTTCCCGGCGGCTGGGCTGCATCGTGATCCGCAGTACTTCCCCAATCCGGAGCGGTTTGATCCGGAGCGGTTCAACGATGAAAACAAGCGGAACATCAATCTGGGAGCTTACATTCCGTTCGGTATTGGTCCAAGGAACTGCATTGGGTCGCGGTTTGCGTTGATGGAGGTCAAGGCCGTTATGTATTTCTTGATGCTTAAGTTTTCGATCGTTCGGGGACCGAACACCCAGATTCCGCTGCAGCTTCGGAAAGGGTTCACCAATTTGGGCCCGGAGAAGGGATTGTACGTGGAACTGAAATTAAGATAA